From Streptomyces sp. Edi4, one genomic window encodes:
- a CDS encoding cupin domain-containing protein encodes MVSTPELERLLRPVSVGSFFKEHWEQQPLVVHRNDPGHFEDLLTLDGIDHALSLAGIGLDNIRVVVDGKETPVSELGAGGGRNSGTNALEALYARYRGGSTIVVNSLQDRRESLQRVASALGHELGARVQMNIYLTPPGSQGFAPHYDMHDVFIAQVYGSKVWRLADEPYELPLANRPYDKSRPAPDPTREFELRAGDLLYMPRGTIHSGAANETASLHVTLGIHPVLWIQAFQDALTELAAEDVRFRRSLPVGFDRDAAVRQRTETEFTELLDALREQLSPAEMTARAAERVTSVSSPLLRGHLLDLEELPRTGPDTRLRRRPGVQWQLTEAPGVVRLHFHNKTVQFPDAVAEEVRHVAQHGTEWFTAQTIPGDLDEVGRLTLVRTLLGEGFLTLR; translated from the coding sequence ATGGTTTCCACTCCCGAGCTCGAACGACTGCTTCGGCCTGTTTCAGTAGGTAGTTTCTTCAAGGAGCACTGGGAGCAGCAGCCCTTGGTAGTTCATCGAAACGACCCGGGGCACTTCGAGGATCTGCTGACCTTGGACGGCATCGATCACGCGTTGTCCCTCGCGGGCATAGGACTGGACAACATCCGAGTGGTGGTGGACGGCAAAGAGACTCCGGTATCGGAGCTCGGGGCGGGTGGGGGCCGCAACAGCGGGACGAACGCCCTGGAGGCTCTCTACGCGCGCTACCGCGGCGGATCGACGATCGTGGTGAACTCGTTGCAGGACCGACGGGAGTCGTTGCAGCGGGTGGCGTCGGCGCTGGGGCACGAGCTGGGCGCGCGGGTGCAGATGAACATCTATCTGACGCCGCCGGGCTCGCAGGGTTTCGCACCGCACTACGACATGCACGATGTGTTCATCGCCCAGGTCTATGGCAGCAAGGTCTGGCGCCTGGCCGACGAACCGTACGAGCTGCCGCTCGCGAACCGGCCGTACGACAAGTCGCGGCCGGCCCCGGATCCGACGCGAGAGTTCGAGCTGCGGGCCGGGGATCTGCTGTACATGCCGCGCGGGACGATCCACTCCGGCGCCGCCAACGAAACCGCTTCGCTGCACGTGACGCTCGGAATCCACCCGGTGCTGTGGATACAGGCGTTTCAGGACGCGCTCACCGAGCTGGCCGCTGAGGATGTGCGGTTCCGCCGTTCGCTGCCGGTCGGGTTCGACCGGGACGCGGCCGTGCGCCAGCGGACGGAGACGGAGTTCACTGAGCTGCTGGACGCGCTGCGGGAGCAGTTGTCACCGGCGGAGATGACTGCCCGGGCGGCGGAGCGGGTGACCTCCGTGTCCTCCCCGCTGCTGCGGGGTCATCTGCTGGACCTGGAGGAGCTGCCGCGCACCGGTCCGGACACCCGGCTCCGCCGTCGTCCCGGCGTCCAGTGGCAGCTCACGGAGGCACCCGGGGTGGTGCGGCTGCACTTCCACAACAAGACCGTGCAGTTTCCCGACGCGGTCGCGGAGGAGGTGCGCCACGTTGCTCAGCACGGCACGGAGTGGTTCACCGCGCAGACGATCCCCGGGGACCTGGACGAAGTCGGCCGGTTGACGCTGGTGCGCACCTTGCTGGGCGAGGGCTTCCTCACCCTGCGCTGA
- a CDS encoding rhomboid-like protein: MDLSRTPGRRWLSPVPWSFALLAAAASLTYGGNHAVAAWASTNLANMGDHPVEALIASTFLFGADPWACLRGIALTGVVLAFLVIRFGNLRAIALIAAGQVLGTLVSEGLLAARIAAGRADPALRATLDVGPSYVMISALAAVVAVGARPWHRWVALAALAVRAPHLTTGLGTMGVAAVGHLTALSSGVLLAWGLRSFGVRHRHPHRLTLCAAPLLTEGRAAWHGQLWLVVAGLGRSRGLLIAGEGRLWVPGRRCRAEGAEREGCEAVRGQAHEVTVPPHF; this comes from the coding sequence ATGGATCTCTCCCGGACGCCCGGCCGCCGATGGCTCTCGCCCGTGCCCTGGAGCTTCGCTCTGCTCGCCGCTGCGGCGTCCCTGACGTACGGCGGTAATCACGCGGTGGCCGCCTGGGCATCGACCAACCTGGCCAATATGGGTGATCATCCTGTGGAAGCGCTCATCGCCTCCACCTTCCTGTTCGGCGCCGATCCCTGGGCCTGCCTGCGCGGCATCGCCCTCACCGGGGTGGTACTGGCGTTCCTCGTCATCCGGTTCGGCAACCTGCGGGCGATCGCGCTGATCGCAGCCGGTCAAGTCCTTGGCACGCTGGTGAGCGAAGGGCTGCTGGCGGCACGGATCGCGGCGGGCCGAGCAGACCCGGCGCTGCGTGCGACGCTGGATGTCGGCCCGTCCTACGTGATGATCTCGGCCCTGGCCGCCGTAGTGGCAGTCGGGGCCCGGCCCTGGCACCGGTGGGTCGCGCTCGCCGCGCTGGCTGTGCGGGCGCCGCACCTTACGACCGGTTTGGGCACCATGGGTGTAGCTGCTGTCGGTCACCTGACAGCGCTGTCCAGCGGCGTGCTGCTGGCTTGGGGACTGCGGTCGTTCGGCGTCCGCCACCGTCACCCGCACCGCCTGACGTTATGCGCAGCGCCGCTTCTGACGGAGGGGCGCGCGGCCTGGCACGGCCAACTTTGGCTGGTGGTCGCGGGGTTGGGGCGATCGCGGGGTTTGTTGATCGCCGGTGAGGGCCGGCTGTGGGTGCCGGGACGGCGGTGTCGCGCGGAAGGGGCGGAACGCGAAGGCTGTGAAGCGGTACGTGGCCAGGCCCACGAAGTAACGGTGCCGCCGCATTTCTGA
- a CDS encoding sensor histidine kinase — MASNVLWWMLGTHRTGWPAWQTVLTGSLGVAVAVRRLVPLPALVVASVAMATDGGPSLMGVLATALLVYEVAVARPPLVAAYACAVAGAVQIALMGPLRGITGHDYWAWPGMLQSLFVEAAAWAIGWSTRRGRAYSRGLVEQAEERAQLLLVEERMRIARELHDVVAHSLSIVAVQAGVGHHVIGSRPDEAAKSLAAIETTSRDALGELRSLLGVLRDDDGAEWLPGGLDDLGTLLEQTRRAGVQVELTTEGRSRTLPRGLDRAAYRIVQEALTNVVKHAHTSHARATVAYAPGEVALTVVDAGAGRTSTPITEGHGLTGMRERAALYGGEAHAGPLSPHGFRVSVRLPYATDERTSQLPVGADLEGA, encoded by the coding sequence ATGGCGTCGAACGTCTTGTGGTGGATGCTCGGCACGCATCGCACGGGCTGGCCGGCGTGGCAGACCGTACTGACCGGCTCGTTGGGCGTGGCCGTCGCCGTCCGGCGGCTGGTGCCACTGCCCGCACTGGTGGTGGCGTCGGTGGCGATGGCCACCGACGGCGGGCCCAGCTTGATGGGTGTGCTGGCGACCGCCTTGTTGGTGTACGAGGTGGCGGTCGCTCGCCCGCCGCTTGTCGCGGCGTATGCGTGCGCGGTCGCAGGCGCCGTACAAATCGCCTTGATGGGCCCCCTGCGGGGCATAACAGGGCACGACTACTGGGCGTGGCCGGGGATGCTCCAAAGCCTCTTCGTCGAGGCCGCCGCCTGGGCGATCGGATGGTCCACGAGACGGGGCCGCGCTTACTCCCGAGGCCTGGTCGAGCAGGCCGAAGAGCGGGCACAGCTCCTCCTGGTCGAGGAACGCATGCGCATCGCAAGGGAGTTGCACGATGTCGTCGCGCACAGTCTGAGCATCGTCGCGGTCCAGGCGGGCGTCGGCCACCACGTCATCGGCAGTCGGCCCGACGAGGCCGCGAAGTCCCTGGCCGCGATCGAGACGACGAGCAGGGACGCCCTGGGAGAGCTGCGTTCGCTGTTGGGTGTCCTGCGTGACGACGACGGTGCCGAATGGCTGCCCGGCGGCCTGGACGACCTCGGCACGCTCCTCGAACAGACCCGACGAGCGGGTGTCCAGGTCGAGTTGACGACCGAGGGGCGCTCGCGCACCCTGCCCCGAGGGCTGGACCGCGCCGCCTACCGCATCGTGCAGGAAGCCCTGACCAACGTCGTCAAGCATGCCCACACCAGCCATGCCAGGGCGACGGTCGCCTACGCGCCGGGCGAGGTCGCCCTCACGGTCGTCGATGCCGGAGCCGGCCGCACGTCCACCCCGATCACCGAGGGCCACGGCCTGACCGGCATGAGAGAACGCGCCGCCCTCTACGGGGGCGAGGCCCACGCGGGCCCGCTCTCGCCGCACGGCTTCCGCGTCTCCGTCCGGCTGCCGTACGCCACGGACGAGCGAACATCCCAGCTCCCCGTGGGCGCCGATCTGGAGGGCGCATGA
- a CDS encoding response regulator transcription factor, with the protein MTVRVVVVDDETLVRAGFRVLLESEDDLQVVGEAADGAQAVRLIRELRPDVALMDIRMPGLNGIEAIRALLGGPAPVPVHVLVLTTFDLDEYVFEALRAGAAGFLLKDTPPARLIDAVRVTAAGESLLSPGVTRRLIETYVRRPGYPGPVTRTLDGVTGREHDVLGLIARGLSNHEIAAELYLTVGTVKTHVSRLLTKLGARDRAQLVIAAYESGLANT; encoded by the coding sequence ATGACCGTGCGGGTCGTCGTAGTGGACGACGAGACCCTGGTGCGTGCCGGGTTCCGGGTGCTGCTCGAGTCGGAAGACGATCTCCAGGTCGTCGGCGAGGCGGCCGACGGTGCCCAGGCGGTCCGGTTGATCCGCGAACTGCGCCCCGATGTGGCCCTGATGGACATCCGCATGCCCGGGCTCAACGGCATCGAGGCCATCCGCGCACTGCTCGGCGGCCCAGCTCCGGTGCCCGTCCACGTCTTGGTGCTCACCACCTTCGACCTGGACGAGTACGTCTTCGAGGCACTCCGCGCGGGCGCCGCGGGCTTCCTCCTCAAGGACACTCCGCCCGCACGTCTGATCGACGCCGTGCGGGTGACAGCCGCCGGGGAGTCGCTGCTGTCACCCGGCGTCACCCGCAGGCTGATCGAGACCTACGTCCGCCGCCCCGGCTACCCCGGCCCCGTCACCCGCACGCTGGACGGGGTGACAGGCCGCGAGCATGACGTGCTGGGTCTCATCGCACGCGGTCTGTCCAACCACGAAATCGCAGCCGAGCTGTATCTGACCGTTGGCACGGTCAAGACCCACGTCAGTCGTCTCCTGACCAAACTGGGAGCCAGGGACCGGGCCCAACTCGTCATCGCCGCCTATGAGAGCGGACTGGCCAATACGTGA
- a CDS encoding class I SAM-dependent methyltransferase has product MTQRSATTPYSTGMLSNGAPRERDRLESIQGSVDTVTTGILDHLGVQPSWNCLELGAGAGSIAYWLAARCPDGRVVAVDLDTRHLDADRATNLEIQRADITQEGYAPGTFDLVHARYLFCHLPNRDEMITRAAGWLSPGGWLIVEEPYDLPAAHSPFPLVQRILAAYQHTYREAGADMSWARSLPSLLARNVLDEVSYSGNLGRMGGLEKDRWAPLIDRAAPALLASGLITDTDLTEFGRLLKDPEVIDIPQMTISAWGRRPLVARSH; this is encoded by the coding sequence GTGACCCAGCGCTCCGCCACCACCCCGTACAGCACCGGCATGCTGAGCAACGGCGCTCCCCGCGAACGTGACCGCTTGGAGTCCATCCAAGGCAGCGTCGACACCGTCACCACGGGCATTCTGGATCACCTCGGCGTCCAGCCATCCTGGAACTGCCTGGAACTTGGTGCAGGCGCCGGCTCCATCGCCTACTGGCTCGCCGCACGCTGCCCGGACGGCCGAGTCGTCGCGGTCGACCTGGACACGCGCCACCTCGACGCCGACCGCGCCACGAACCTGGAAATCCAGCGAGCCGATATCACGCAAGAGGGCTACGCGCCCGGCACCTTCGATCTCGTCCACGCACGCTATCTGTTCTGCCACCTTCCCAACCGTGACGAGATGATCACCCGAGCCGCCGGTTGGCTCTCTCCGGGCGGCTGGCTGATCGTCGAAGAGCCCTACGACCTGCCGGCCGCTCACTCCCCCTTTCCCCTTGTCCAGCGCATCCTCGCCGCCTACCAGCACACCTACCGAGAAGCAGGCGCCGACATGTCCTGGGCCCGCAGCCTCCCCTCGCTCCTCGCCCGGAACGTACTCGACGAGGTGAGCTACTCCGGAAACCTGGGTCGCATGGGCGGGCTCGAGAAGGACCGCTGGGCTCCACTCATCGACCGGGCTGCCCCCGCCCTCCTGGCCAGTGGCCTCATCACCGACACCGACCTCACCGAATTCGGCAGGCTGCTGAAAGATCCGGAAGTCATCGACATTCCCCAAATGACCATCTCGGCGTGGGGCCGACGCCCGTTGGTGGCCCGATCCCACTGA
- a CDS encoding MAB_1171c family putative transporter — protein MDLRWIHDLGYRAELLGALALWLVIILRLPTARRSHQQKMLLLAIIGMAGSITVYLDPVSAALNRTFAFAQSCGLFMNVWGVLSSALILDFVLAATARRHPWLIYGPMIATIGALIALDYTIDPHAGCVNAQAVPWYSPFWWLLVAAHLVGTIPCTVLCVRYGRQVRDDRPLRTGLLLLAAAFLSSSVFWCVVLAFLLTRPAWLGELFPDNIGLTAWLMTTGAGLPLALTAHRAVRGAHIMWRLYPLWHDLVEAVPNIALDKPRGRIRQVLGSPRTIRLRLYRQVIEIRDALLILQDYVTPQTMEHARRHVTAHGLPQEHVEAAVTASWLHAALQAKTAASTPRPNPLATAHPSEDCLRSEACFLLAVLRARALPAVRSFAPQATVGSATTDHSDRQVRTISQNSHE, from the coding sequence ATGGACTTACGGTGGATCCACGATCTGGGGTATCGGGCAGAGCTCCTGGGCGCACTGGCACTGTGGCTGGTGATCATCCTGCGGCTGCCCACAGCACGCCGCTCTCACCAGCAGAAAATGCTGCTGCTCGCCATAATCGGCATGGCGGGGTCAATCACCGTCTACCTTGACCCTGTCTCCGCCGCTCTGAACCGCACGTTCGCCTTCGCCCAAAGCTGCGGCCTGTTCATGAATGTGTGGGGTGTCCTCAGCTCGGCCCTCATCCTCGACTTCGTCCTGGCGGCCACGGCGCGGCGCCATCCCTGGCTGATCTACGGACCGATGATCGCGACAATCGGCGCCCTGATCGCGCTCGACTACACGATCGATCCGCATGCCGGTTGCGTCAACGCGCAAGCCGTCCCCTGGTACAGCCCCTTCTGGTGGCTGCTCGTCGCCGCTCATCTCGTCGGCACGATCCCGTGCACTGTGCTGTGTGTGCGCTACGGCCGCCAGGTCCGTGACGACCGGCCCCTGCGCACCGGCCTGCTCCTGCTCGCCGCCGCCTTCCTGTCCTCCAGCGTGTTCTGGTGCGTCGTTCTGGCCTTCCTTCTCACTCGGCCTGCCTGGCTGGGCGAACTGTTCCCCGACAACATCGGACTCACGGCCTGGCTGATGACCACGGGGGCCGGTCTGCCACTCGCCCTTACCGCCCATCGCGCGGTCCGCGGCGCGCACATCATGTGGCGCTTGTATCCGCTGTGGCACGACCTCGTCGAAGCCGTCCCGAACATCGCCCTCGACAAACCGCGCGGCCGGATCCGCCAAGTGCTGGGCAGCCCGCGCACGATCCGCCTCCGGCTCTACCGCCAGGTCATCGAGATCCGCGACGCCCTGCTCATCCTCCAGGACTATGTGACTCCCCAGACCATGGAACACGCCCGCCGCCATGTCACCGCCCACGGCCTTCCCCAGGAGCACGTGGAGGCGGCGGTCACCGCGAGCTGGCTGCACGCCGCTCTCCAGGCCAAAACCGCCGCGAGCACGCCCCGGCCGAACCCACTCGCCACCGCACACCCCAGCGAAGACTGCCTGCGCAGCGAGGCCTGCTTCCTGCTCGCCGTTCTCCGAGCCCGCGCCCTCCCTGCCGTACGCTCCTTCGCTCCACAGGCCACTGTCGGTTCCGCCACGACGGACCACAGCGATCGGCAGGTCCGCACCATTTCCCAGAACTCCCACGAATAG
- a CDS encoding helix-turn-helix domain-containing protein, which yields MEQQHEPDVSRSRPLADHVHAAKADIAARLRHIRRSHPEGPFSLAGLADRAGVSKRTLASVESAEGANLTIETLVKVAHSLGIQRCAYFLDDEVFQQVNKELALLRELRESKAAGLALRTSHAQPVATTTDQVSRLLSGIIDAAAQARDSLHGVLPAGDEGRHTSGRQPPTNT from the coding sequence GTGGAGCAGCAGCACGAACCCGACGTGTCCCGTTCGCGGCCCTTGGCGGACCATGTCCACGCGGCGAAGGCCGATATCGCCGCGCGACTTCGCCACATCCGCAGGAGCCACCCCGAAGGACCTTTCAGCCTGGCGGGGCTCGCCGACCGCGCCGGGGTGTCCAAACGCACCTTGGCGTCGGTCGAGTCCGCCGAGGGCGCCAACCTCACCATTGAGACGCTGGTGAAAGTGGCTCACAGCCTCGGCATCCAGCGGTGCGCCTACTTCCTCGATGACGAGGTCTTTCAGCAGGTCAATAAAGAACTCGCACTCCTCAGGGAGTTGAGGGAGAGTAAAGCCGCGGGACTTGCCCTGCGAACGTCACATGCCCAGCCCGTCGCCACGACGACCGACCAGGTCTCTCGGCTCCTGTCCGGGATCATCGACGCTGCGGCGCAGGCCCGCGATTCGCTGCACGGCGTACTGCCGGCCGGAGACGAGGGGCGGCACACGTCCGGTCGACAACCTCCCACCAACACGTGA
- a CDS encoding AraC family transcriptional regulator gives MLTQTVFHSEDLPDAGRFDAWCEIMGRLPAPMKMTSESTADFRAHLRCIPLGKATAYRTTFQQATFRRTSRLIRQSDPEAYNISVLLSGEGGTAWDRHAAAYRPLDFHIVSTSLPFEVWGGRSPARIVGVEIPRAALPFPCDQADRAIGQQVSGREGVGALLRQFLTHVTDDAGPYHPEDAPRLGAVLTDLVVALFAHTLAAEPLLPSETHGHGLLLQIQSFIHHHLAEHDLTPSRVAAALHLSRGYVHRLFQQEGVTAAGYIRRLRLEAARRDLADPAQHGIPIRAIAARWGYPRAADFTRAFRATYGMPPIEYRLDGVRGQVADMR, from the coding sequence ATGCTGACGCAGACCGTCTTCCACAGCGAGGACCTGCCGGATGCCGGCCGGTTCGACGCCTGGTGCGAGATCATGGGCCGCTTGCCGGCGCCCATGAAAATGACCAGCGAGTCCACGGCGGACTTCCGGGCTCACCTCCGGTGCATTCCGCTCGGCAAGGCGACCGCATACCGGACGACGTTCCAGCAGGCGACCTTCCGGCGTACGTCGCGGCTGATCCGCCAGTCCGACCCGGAGGCCTACAACATCTCGGTCCTCCTGAGCGGAGAAGGCGGGACGGCATGGGACAGGCACGCGGCTGCCTACCGGCCGCTCGACTTCCACATCGTCTCCACCTCCCTGCCGTTCGAGGTGTGGGGTGGGCGGTCGCCGGCAAGGATCGTCGGCGTCGAGATTCCGCGAGCCGCGCTGCCATTTCCGTGCGACCAGGCAGACCGAGCAATCGGGCAGCAGGTGTCCGGGCGGGAGGGCGTAGGGGCGCTGCTCAGGCAGTTCCTCACTCATGTGACCGACGATGCCGGCCCATACCATCCGGAGGACGCCCCGCGCTTGGGGGCCGTCCTCACCGATCTGGTCGTGGCTCTCTTTGCCCACACCCTCGCCGCCGAACCACTCCTACCGTCCGAGACACACGGCCACGGGCTGCTCCTCCAGATCCAGTCGTTCATACACCACCACCTGGCCGAACATGACCTGACACCCAGTCGGGTCGCCGCGGCGTTGCACCTTTCGCGCGGCTACGTGCATCGTCTGTTCCAGCAGGAGGGCGTCACGGCGGCGGGCTACATCCGGCGCCTGCGCCTGGAAGCAGCGCGCCGGGATCTGGCCGATCCCGCCCAGCACGGCATCCCCATCCGTGCCATCGCTGCCCGCTGGGGGTACCCGCGCGCCGCTGACTTCACCCGCGCCTTCCGGGCCACCTATGGGATGCCGCCCATCGAGTACCGCCTGGACGGCGTTCGCGGACAGGTTGCCGACATGCGGTGA
- a CDS encoding FUSC family protein has product MSWGRALKETARSGLKVEPRRLEPLVALRGAAGLAVVVGVSLTLFGPSVAASSAFGAFQGAIATYQRSWRPRPVLALASGLSLALSTFLGYLVGTHSPFFLVLLALWTFLAGLAWAVGPTVGVIASSNVAIMLITVTLPSSLAEAAGHAAMIAFGGVVQAALVVLFPIRRWGAQRDALADALAAEADYARRLRHDPVAPFDPEPLMTARLAAAVTPREARRRPSELHGARGVAERIRPVLASLADPALGVPDEGVERDRVRELLAAAATVLDAAARAIRHGQAPVIPPAAEAALATPDTGAILTGPARRAAARLIALLADVVETAQGGGSGAGAEPLLRPTLPRLVPLALRTMRTEATNRHSPVFRHAVRVCAVATAGYLLGHVLPFGHGYWAPMASVMVMRPDFSLTYARAVARFGGTLVGVALATGIVQLTHPDTALSAAIAVASAFLAYLLMRTGYAVLSGCVSAYVVFLLGMGGLQWTQTVPDRVILTLVGGALAMVSYAVFPAWETPRLRTRLADWLAASGRYASAVVAHYADPDRASGEVRQALLDTRAARIAWQEALDKATHEPVRHRGLSHTSAGEAAHALGQLGRTAMLMEAHLPERDAVPVPAAAKLAEALREATEQGARAVRERRVPEWTEVERALEAWDGEGVPDRVVRGGAGLVLHCLDDLTDALSVPDAPRP; this is encoded by the coding sequence ATGAGTTGGGGCAGGGCGTTGAAGGAGACCGCCCGTTCGGGGCTGAAGGTGGAGCCGCGACGCCTCGAACCCCTCGTCGCCCTGCGCGGCGCGGCCGGGCTCGCCGTCGTCGTCGGCGTCAGCCTCACCCTCTTCGGCCCCTCCGTCGCCGCGAGCTCCGCGTTCGGCGCGTTCCAGGGCGCCATCGCCACGTATCAGCGCAGCTGGCGCCCGCGCCCCGTGCTGGCCCTCGCCTCGGGGCTCTCCCTCGCCCTGTCCACCTTCCTCGGCTACCTCGTCGGCACGCACTCCCCCTTCTTCCTGGTGCTGCTCGCGCTGTGGACGTTCCTGGCCGGCCTGGCGTGGGCGGTCGGCCCGACCGTCGGCGTGATCGCCTCGTCCAACGTGGCGATCATGCTGATCACCGTCACCCTGCCCAGCTCCCTGGCCGAGGCGGCGGGCCATGCCGCGATGATCGCGTTCGGCGGCGTCGTCCAGGCCGCTCTCGTCGTCCTGTTCCCCATCCGCCGCTGGGGCGCGCAGCGCGACGCGCTCGCCGACGCGCTGGCCGCCGAGGCCGACTACGCGCGGCGGCTGCGTCACGACCCGGTCGCGCCGTTCGACCCCGAGCCCCTCATGACCGCCCGGCTCGCCGCCGCCGTCACCCCGCGCGAGGCTCGCCGCCGTCCCTCGGAGCTGCACGGCGCCCGGGGCGTCGCCGAGCGCATCCGCCCGGTGCTCGCCTCCCTCGCCGACCCGGCGCTCGGCGTCCCGGACGAGGGCGTCGAACGCGACCGGGTCAGGGAGCTGCTCGCCGCCGCGGCCACCGTCCTGGACGCCGCGGCCCGCGCGATCCGGCACGGCCAGGCCCCCGTCATCCCGCCCGCCGCCGAGGCCGCGCTCGCCACCCCCGACACCGGCGCCATCCTCACCGGCCCCGCCCGCCGCGCCGCCGCCCGGCTCATCGCGCTGCTCGCCGACGTCGTCGAAACCGCCCAGGGCGGCGGCTCGGGCGCGGGCGCGGAGCCGCTGCTCAGGCCGACCCTGCCGCGTCTGGTGCCGCTCGCCCTGCGCACCATGCGCACCGAGGCGACCAACCGTCACTCCCCGGTGTTCCGGCACGCCGTCCGGGTCTGCGCGGTGGCGACGGCCGGCTATCTGCTCGGCCACGTCCTGCCGTTCGGTCACGGCTACTGGGCCCCGATGGCCTCGGTGATGGTGATGCGCCCGGACTTCTCGCTCACCTACGCCCGCGCGGTCGCCCGGTTCGGCGGCACCCTGGTGGGCGTCGCGCTCGCCACCGGCATCGTGCAGCTGACCCACCCCGACACCGCTCTTTCGGCCGCCATCGCGGTGGCCTCGGCGTTCCTGGCGTATCTGCTGATGCGCACGGGTTATGCGGTGCTGAGCGGCTGCGTCTCGGCGTACGTCGTGTTCCTGCTCGGCATGGGCGGCCTCCAGTGGACCCAGACCGTGCCCGACCGGGTCATCCTGACGCTGGTCGGCGGGGCGCTCGCGATGGTGTCGTACGCCGTCTTCCCGGCCTGGGAGACGCCGCGTCTGCGCACGCGTCTGGCCGACTGGCTAGCCGCGAGCGGGCGTTACGCCTCCGCCGTCGTCGCCCACTACGCCGACCCCGACCGCGCGTCGGGCGAGGTGCGCCAGGCCCTGCTCGACACCCGGGCGGCCCGCATCGCCTGGCAGGAAGCGCTCGACAAGGCCACCCACGAACCGGTGCGCCACCGGGGGCTCTCGCACACCTCGGCCGGTGAAGCAGCACACGCGCTGGGCCAGTTGGGGCGTACGGCCATGCTGATGGAGGCGCATCTTCCGGAGCGGGACGCCGTGCCGGTGCCGGCCGCCGCGAAGCTCGCCGAGGCGCTGCGCGAGGCGACCGAGCAGGGCGCGAGGGCGGTACGCGAGCGGCGGGTTCCGGAGTGGACCGAGGTCGAGCGCGCCCTGGAGGCGTGGGACGGCGAGGGCGTACCGGACCGGGTGGTGCGCGGCGGGGCCGGCCTGGTCCTGCACTGCCTCGACGACCTGACCGACGCGCTCTCCGTGCCGGACGCCCCCCGTCCGTAA
- a CDS encoding DUF397 domain-containing protein: protein MHHAYNGMAAAELQGAAWQKSRHSNSQGSCVEFAKLPGGGVAVRNSRHPEGPALVYTRAEIEAMLLGIKDGEFDHLIAD from the coding sequence TTGCACCACGCGTACAACGGCATGGCGGCAGCGGAGCTTCAGGGTGCCGCCTGGCAGAAGAGCCGGCACAGCAATTCGCAGGGGTCCTGCGTCGAGTTCGCCAAACTGCCCGGCGGAGGGGTGGCGGTACGCAACTCACGCCATCCCGAGGGGCCCGCACTGGTCTACACCAGAGCGGAGATCGAGGCGATGCTGCTCGGGATCAAGGACGGGGAGTTCGACCACCTGATAGCGGACTGA
- a CDS encoding ATP-binding protein: MGTNGSTMLEPYEPLRQALAPFDPSTVAGSASCALPARFEAVGGARKFTRSTLTQWGLGECFDDVALVVSELVTNALRHALPADTPRETDVPVRLHLMRWTSRLVCAVRDPSDDSPVERERDDFGAESGRGLFLVESFADSWGWHPLAGAIGGKVVWALFRLQPAD, translated from the coding sequence ATGGGGACGAATGGATCGACCATGCTGGAGCCTTATGAGCCACTGAGGCAGGCGCTTGCCCCCTTCGACCCCTCGACCGTGGCGGGATCCGCGTCCTGCGCGCTGCCCGCCCGCTTCGAAGCGGTGGGCGGAGCACGGAAGTTCACCAGATCCACCCTCACGCAGTGGGGCCTCGGCGAGTGTTTCGACGACGTCGCCCTGGTCGTCTCCGAACTCGTCACCAACGCCCTGCGCCACGCGCTGCCCGCCGACACCCCGCGCGAGACCGACGTACCGGTCCGGCTGCATCTGATGCGCTGGACCAGCCGGCTGGTGTGCGCGGTGCGCGACCCCAGCGACGACAGCCCGGTGGAGCGCGAGCGCGACGACTTCGGCGCGGAGTCCGGGCGCGGCCTGTTCCTGGTGGAGTCCTTCGCCGACAGCTGGGGATGGCACCCGCTCGCGGGGGCCATCGGCGGCAAGGTCGTGTGGGCGCTGTTCCGCCTCCAGCCCGCCGACTGA